A genomic segment from Pseudosulfitobacter sp. DSM 107133 encodes:
- a CDS encoding NYN domain-containing protein, producing MPVDRDRPLLAVLIDADNVPAKHAAAILREVTTIGEPALRRVYGDWSTGRLRNWSEHVLSLGLVAHQETANTSGKNASDIGLVIDAMDILHTRRFDGFVLVSSDSDFTSLANRLREDGLTVIGIGEKKTPEALRNVCNRFIFIENLGPSDEGPAPAMREKSRDALPLIEAAMEKIEREDEWYSLGQIGQTIQSSHPDFDTRTYGHSKLSALVRDITEIETRRDGNQLMIRLQA from the coding sequence ATGCCTGTTGATCGCGACCGCCCGCTTCTTGCCGTGTTGATTGACGCCGATAACGTGCCGGCCAAACACGCCGCCGCTATCTTGCGCGAAGTGACCACCATTGGCGAACCGGCCCTGCGCCGCGTGTATGGTGACTGGTCGACGGGGCGTCTGCGCAACTGGTCCGAACATGTTCTGTCTCTGGGGCTGGTGGCGCATCAGGAAACTGCGAACACATCGGGCAAGAACGCCAGCGACATCGGTCTGGTGATCGACGCGATGGACATCCTGCACACGCGTCGCTTTGACGGCTTTGTGCTGGTATCCTCGGACAGCGACTTTACCTCGCTTGCGAACCGTCTGCGCGAGGACGGGCTGACCGTGATCGGCATTGGCGAGAAAAAGACGCCCGAGGCGCTGCGCAACGTGTGCAACCGGTTCATCTTTATCGAAAACCTTGGTCCCAGCGACGAGGGCCCTGCCCCCGCCATGCGCGAAAAGTCACGCGATGCCTTGCCCCTGATCGAGGCTGCGATGGAAAAGATCGAACGCGAGGACGAATGGTATTCGCTGGGCCAGATCGGGCAGACCATCCAGTCGTCGCACCCCGATTTCGATACGCGCACCTATGGGCATTCCAAGCTGAGCGCGCTGGTGCGCGACATCACCGAAATCGAGACTCGCAGGGACGGCAACCAGCTGATGATCCGCCTGCAAGCCTGA
- a CDS encoding Fur family transcriptional regulator, producing MSLPIIARCETKGLRVTGQRRVIAQVLQDSDDHPDVEQLYARASAIDAGISIATVYRTVKLFEEAGILDKLEFGDGRARYEDAEREHHDHLIDMQSGEVIEFVDEEIEALQERIAAKLGFELRGHRLELYGVPLKK from the coding sequence ATGAGCCTACCGATCATCGCCCGCTGTGAGACAAAAGGCCTGCGCGTGACCGGCCAGCGCCGCGTGATTGCGCAAGTGCTGCAAGACAGCGACGACCACCCCGACGTGGAACAGCTGTATGCCCGTGCCTCGGCCATTGATGCGGGCATTTCCATTGCCACGGTGTACCGCACGGTCAAACTGTTCGAAGAGGCCGGCATTCTGGACAAACTGGAATTCGGTGACGGGCGTGCGCGCTATGAAGATGCCGAACGCGAACACCACGACCACCTGATCGACATGCAGTCGGGCGAAGTGATCGAATTTGTCGATGAAGAGATCGAAGCCCTGCAAGAGCGGATTGCCGCCAAACTGGGTTTTGAGCTGCGCGGTCACCGGCTTGAGCTTTACGGCGTGCCGTTGAAGAAATAG
- a CDS encoding DEAD/DEAH box helicase, whose translation MSDFDMMDLPEQLVKKLAEMGLKDPTPIQRQAIPHALNGRDVMGLAQTGTGKTAAFGVPLVAQMLEMKGRPNPRTVRGLVLAPTRELANQIMENLKGFCEGTPLKAQMVVGGMSINPQIKRLERGVDLLVATPGRLLDLMDRRAVDLRETTFLVLDEADQMLDMGFIHDLRKIAAVLPKERQTMLFSATMPKLMNEIANSYLNSPIRIEVNPPGKAADKVTQEVHFIAKAEKSKFLMELLDKHRDERALVFGRTKHGMEKLSRMLDKAGFAAGAIHGNKSQGQRDRAIAAFKSGEIKVLVATDVAARGLDIPDVKHVYNYELPNVPDSYVHRIGRTARAGKDGAAVAFCAPDEIDQLRDIQKTMGVKIPIATGRAWESVDLPAKGGKPGGKPGGGRRRGGGGGRPGGGAPGGGAPSGGGPRRRRRGGGGGKPGGSAAA comes from the coding sequence ATGAGCGATTTCGATATGATGGACCTGCCTGAACAGCTGGTCAAGAAACTGGCGGAAATGGGTCTGAAAGACCCGACGCCGATCCAACGCCAAGCCATCCCGCACGCCCTGAACGGGCGCGACGTGATGGGGCTGGCCCAGACAGGCACCGGCAAGACAGCCGCCTTTGGCGTGCCGCTGGTCGCCCAGATGCTGGAAATGAAGGGCCGCCCGAACCCGCGCACCGTGCGGGGTCTGGTGCTGGCACCGACCCGCGAGCTGGCCAACCAGATCATGGAAAACCTCAAGGGGTTCTGCGAAGGCACGCCTTTGAAGGCACAGATGGTTGTGGGCGGCATGTCGATCAACCCGCAGATCAAGCGTCTGGAACGTGGCGTTGACCTGCTGGTCGCCACGCCGGGCCGTCTGCTGGACCTGATGGACCGCCGCGCCGTGGACCTGCGCGAAACCACTTTCCTGGTGCTGGACGAAGCCGACCAGATGCTGGACATGGGCTTTATCCACGACCTGCGCAAGATCGCGGCCGTGCTGCCCAAGGAACGCCAGACCATGCTGTTCTCGGCCACCATGCCGAAGCTGATGAACGAGATTGCCAACAGCTATCTCAACAGCCCGATCCGCATCGAAGTGAACCCTCCGGGCAAGGCCGCCGACAAGGTGACCCAAGAGGTGCACTTTATCGCCAAGGCCGAGAAATCCAAATTCCTGATGGAACTGCTGGACAAGCACCGCGACGAGCGCGCGCTGGTCTTTGGCCGCACCAAGCACGGGATGGAGAAACTCAGCCGGATGCTGGACAAGGCAGGCTTTGCCGCCGGCGCGATCCACGGCAACAAAAGCCAGGGACAGCGCGACCGTGCCATCGCCGCGTTCAAATCGGGCGAGATCAAGGTGCTGGTGGCCACCGATGTGGCGGCCCGTGGTCTGGATATTCCGGACGTGAAACACGTCTATAACTACGAACTGCCGAACGTGCCCGACAGCTATGTGCACCGCATTGGCCGGACCGCGCGCGCGGGCAAGGACGGTGCGGCCGTGGCGTTCTGCGCACCGGACGAGATTGATCAGCTGCGTGACATCCAGAAAACCATGGGCGTGAAGATCCCGATTGCCACGGGTCGTGCGTGGGAATCTGTCGACCTGCCCGCCAAGGGCGGCAAGCCGGGTGGCAAACCCGGTGGCGGTCGTCGTCGCGGTGGCGGCGGTGGACGTCCCGGCGGCGGTGCCCCCGGTGGCGGCGCACCGTCGGGCGGCGGCCCGCGTCGGCGGCGTCGCGGTGGCGGCGGCGGCAAACCGGGCGGCAGCGCAGCGGCCTGA
- a CDS encoding LysE family translocator, with amino-acid sequence MSLEFFLTSLVVVLLPGTGVIYTLAIGLGRGFRASVAAAVGCTVGIVPAAVASIIGLAALLHTSALAFQVIKYLGVAYLFYMAWKLLRDKSVMDVSENAEPASYARIATSGVLLNILNPKLSLFFLAFLPQFIAHDAPNATTALVGLAGVFMAMTFVVFVAYGAFAAFARDYVIQRPSVMTWIKRSFAGTFGLLGAKLAVAG; translated from the coding sequence ATGTCACTTGAATTCTTTCTGACCTCGCTGGTCGTGGTCCTGCTGCCCGGAACCGGCGTCATCTACACGCTGGCCATCGGTCTGGGGCGGGGGTTTCGGGCCAGTGTCGCGGCGGCGGTGGGGTGCACGGTGGGTATCGTGCCCGCAGCCGTGGCCAGCATCATCGGGCTGGCGGCGCTTTTGCACACCAGCGCGCTGGCCTTTCAGGTGATCAAATATCTGGGCGTGGCCTATCTGTTCTACATGGCGTGGAAGCTGTTGCGCGATAAATCCGTCATGGATGTTTCCGAGAATGCCGAACCCGCCAGCTATGCGCGGATAGCGACCTCGGGTGTGCTTCTCAACATCCTGAACCCCAAGCTGTCGCTGTTCTTCCTGGCCTTCCTGCCGCAGTTCATCGCCCATGACGCCCCCAATGCCACCACCGCGCTTGTGGGGCTGGCAGGGGTGTTCATGGCGATGACATTCGTGGTGTTCGTAGCCTACGGCGCCTTTGCTGCCTTTGCGCGCGACTATGTGATCCAGAGACCATCGGTGATGACATGGATCAAGCGCAGCTTTGCGGGCACCTTCGGGCTTTTGGGCGCAAAGCTGGCTGTCGCCGGCTAA